A genomic stretch from Candidatus Tanganyikabacteria bacterium includes:
- a CDS encoding DUF4332 domain-containing protein, which produces MMARVGAVGQTQYVPPIPYAGGQAAPPATQPPPSSTNYGGQGNGAWELSRLVPNQDHQARLFRAGINSPGKMRFWGGGPIRRFFTGMFTGIPDQVLKAYAQESDLCRIPSMQADWARLLFEVGIRSPLELAQYAGEDIGAKIQRGALFAAMAAKAIELAASEGRGYSPPSFEELGRVAHTARGMTPGVT; this is translated from the coding sequence ATGATGGCTAGAGTTGGCGCTGTCGGCCAGACGCAATATGTTCCGCCGATCCCGTATGCGGGAGGACAGGCGGCGCCCCCGGCGACGCAGCCGCCGCCCAGTTCGACGAACTATGGCGGCCAGGGCAATGGCGCCTGGGAACTCTCGCGCCTGGTCCCCAATCAGGACCACCAGGCCCGGCTGTTCCGCGCCGGCATCAATTCTCCGGGCAAGATGCGCTTCTGGGGCGGCGGCCCGATTCGCCGCTTCTTCACCGGCATGTTCACCGGCATCCCGGACCAGGTCCTCAAGGCCTACGCCCAGGAGTCCGACCTGTGCCGGATCCCCAGCATGCAGGCCGACTGGGCCCGCCTCCTGTTCGAGGTCGGCATCCGCAGTCCACTGGAACTCGCGCAGTACGCCGGCGAGGACATCGGCGCCAAGATCCAGCGTGGCGCCCTCTTCGCCGCCATGGCCGCCAAGGCCATCGAACTGGCCGCCAGCGAGGGCCGCGGCTACAGCCCGCCGTCCTTCGAGGAGCTGGGCCGGGTGGCCCATACCGCCCGCGGCATGACGCCCGGTGTGACCTAA